In Epinephelus moara isolate mb chromosome 20, YSFRI_EMoa_1.0, whole genome shotgun sequence, the genomic stretch AGACCAAAGGCAGCTCAGACCCCAAGCTGCAGACGTAAGTGTCACAATAGTGCTGAAAAACAGTATGCTGTGAAtacaaaacaattagaaatgaTTGACAACAAGTACTAACAGAAAGGTATCCTGCAGTTTTAAGTGCCTCCAAACAGAGATACCTGCGTCACTGTGAATAATGAGCTGTAGGTTGAAGAAATGTAAGATGTTGACCTTGAAATCATGTTAGTTGTGACGGTAGCCCCGCTGTGAACTCAGAGATGAGCTTCCCTGCTGTTCatcctttttgtctttgtgcCTAGAGCCAAAAGGCAATTACAAACACTTTAAGTTGAAGAGTACTTTACAGTGCAGTAAGACATCCTTAATAGACCGCTGCTATTCTCTACGTGTTTCCTCAAATTCATGATCAGAATGCGTGTTCATTAGTCAGAGTACATTTTGTAATACTGAGCAGCACATAGGAAAGAAACACATGGTTCAACTGGAGGTTTTTCACTTGTGATAACAAAAAGGTTACTTATACCCAGGCAGTGGTATATTTTGCTGTTTACCCATGTCTGTCTCCACATGTAGATGAATTGATTTCCTGCAGGTTGGACTACTTCCAGTTATTTATGCAAAACATTTGAATTAGGCTGGACACTGATGGAAACACGCTCCTTTTTGCCTGccaaaaatgtggaaaagttTCACATCAAAAGCCCAAATCAGAAGTCTTATTTCTGCCATATTTCTAACTGAGGTGTCTGACTCCATTGCATGCACCCTTCATATATTTTCTGTCAGGCTGGTGGAGCGTAAGAAGACAGCAGTGAAGCGCTgtgaggagcagctgctgaagTTGGAGGTCCAGGCGACtgacagagaagaaaacaaacagattgCACTGGGTACCTCAAAGCTCAACTACCTGGACCCACGCATTAGTGTGGCTTGGTGAGTGTATACTCGCATAGACACTCTAAacaagtggttcccaactggtgggtcacggtcctaAAGGGGATGGCagatccattcagaatggactatAAGTAACTCTCAAACGtgtcaactttgtaaaaaaaaaaccacacactttattttgaagaacatggaatttctggcagaaagcttttattttgaagtcccatttcctgctgtagagtgagtgacttatggacagctacttaacagagacagcaaactagctcaatgacatggtcAAACggagatatgacactgaatataataaactgtgtggaccttgaactaatgactaaggagaaatctggaccctgtggctggaccagatTGGAACCACTGCTCTTTATAACCTCAATGCTTTGTTAAAAGCATTTGAACATATATACTCCCTGCATAAAGTCCTGCACCTGCCTGCATGAGAGCACACATGGGTTTTCAAATAGAGCCACCTGAACTACTTGCACTAGGGGCCTGCATCACTAAGCAAGATTATTGGGTCAGCCGGCTAATTTTAGTCTTAACTTGGTCTTTCCAGTATCATGAAGCTGGTTCACTTGTAATCAGTGTAAATCACCATAGTAACCTGACTTACATGGTCAGGCAGGTTCAGCTCAGTGGATGTGATCAGAATGTGTCAACAAACCAGTCCTTTTGGAAAAAGTGAGTCATCTGTTCTACAAGAACCCAAAATAGACAGCAGTACAGCATTTATAGTTTAATTATAACCAAGTCACAGCAATGATTTTACAGATAACTGGACTCACTGTGTCTGAAAACAGATCCGGATCAAATAGGACGCTCACTGACACTTGTCAGTAATGCACAAGATTCACTTTGTAAATCATGTGAATCGTATCTATAGACTCACTAAAATGATGATTGTGGATTAAACATATCTGCAGCAGCACAAGCGTAGCATTAGTCTCCAGTGAAATATAATGTATGGAAAGTTTAATGTGAAAATTTGACTATTTATGTGGATATACTATCTGTAGTCTCTCTCTGATGCCTCAAAGCAAAAATAGTGTAACTGATATGTTCTGTGTTGCTTATCATTACACTATTGTAATCATTACAGTAGTTTAATCTTCAAACTGTGAAAGCACCATCAGTCATTTCTCCCCTATCCCCAATCTGTACTAAACCCTCTCAAAAGGTCAATCATACATAGTAAGGCCAATAAAATAACTTTCACTCGTGTAGCCAATTACCTTTATTTGGTTAACTTAAACCATTTCTGTTGATTGTATTTTATCAGTTTGTTCATATTTTCCATCTGGATACTGCTGTGTTCATTTGttaagatatactatgcagaatTTTactacacaataaaaaaaagtgtaggCTCAttcagaagtaatccctctccatgtggtggtgtatttttctgcagagacattGCCCTCTGCTGGTGTTTTcgaattttattttctgtggtcgggacatttatgtttgtgtacCACCACAGCATTCAGGCGAGGTCGGAGCTAAAAAGTTAACATCAGGTGCCAGACcctaagcagcaggcatccaagacaCATGAAAACATGCAAATCTAGCAAGGCGTAAagccaaacaagagtgaatctggggttggctttacACTTTTGCTGGCGAGCATGTTACACAGTAAcagacaatcctgcatagttaACCTTTAAGAGAAAAGATGAACTGGTGGGTTAAACTGTGTTAATTTTGCAGAGTATGCTTAACAGTTGTTTCTCCCATTGGTTCAGGTGTAAAAACGTGGAGGTACCTGTAGAAAAAATCTACAATAAGAGCCAAAGGGACAAGTTCGCCTGGGCCATCGACATGACAGAGGCAGACTTTGAGTTCTAACTTTAAACTTCTGAAACTCCAGTCTTGTTAGCCGATGCAATTAAGGAACCATTCACTTTGTAATACATACAGAActttaatatttcattcatAATACGTTCATGGACTACTGATGGTGTACTTCATAAAACTGTGTGACgtgttttgtttactgctgtttgtttctgcttttggcacttaattttgttttgtttgtaaattTTGTGTTTGCACTAATTTGAATAAAGGTTCCTACCATGCAGTGATGTGACACACTTTTGAGTGGAATAcaataaatgtgatttaaaaaacatcttatCAGCCATTATAGAATGTTAACTTCTAAGTCTGTCATTCCAATACATTATGAACAATATAGACCAGAAAACATGCAACACATTCTAGACATTCCAGATAATTTGCATGATAAAATACAACtctggtttaaaaaaataaatacagaaaacactGAGCACCTAGtagttatttgcatttttaaaaattcactCAGCACCTGGCTAAATATTAAGTGTGTAATACATGACAGACAGCATTGTATTAAATagctttaatagaagaaaatcaGTTGAAATTGGAATGCATCCCACACCTTGGTAGTAACAGTGCTACTCGTAAATCACTACAGGCTTCTCACTGTGCCCGTTTCCCGTGTTGGTAGGGATGGAGGTTCTACTGGCCTGTAAGCCTGCGGGTTGTACTTCTCAGCACAGGCTGTGGCCAAACTGTCCCCATCAGCCATCACCGCATGGGATTTAATTAATTATGCAATATGATGGCAGCGAGATAACCTCCGGGTCGGCGCACAAAAATCCATAAGTTGCATTTTCGCACGAGCACTTACAGTTCTGAAGGGCATATCACACTATTCTAGCTTACAAATAACGTTCAACTTTTCAAGTCATTACATAACTGTAACCGTTTATCACAATATTCAATATATAAAAAAGCATTTCACACAACGACACACCAAATCAATAGAAGTCATTTTCAGAATGGAAAAGTCTGCTGCTCCTGAATAAAGGACCGACTTCACACCATGTTTCTTAGGAACCTGcggacagacaaaacaaatgatCTGTGTTGTAGTGTCAAAGAGGAGGGTGAATTCAACACGAAATACCTTGAAGATTAACTGAGATATGTAAAACTAATGGCAAGAGACATTCATCCAATCTTATATATCTAGACCTAGGATTCATGAGTCCACCAGGAAGACAGACAAAACTACAGAGCTCTAGGTTTATAGGAAGGCATGATTAACTCTTCCAAAAGCTAGCTGGGTCTACGGCTTACCTTCATTATGAGCCTTGACCCTCTTTAGCCTTTTCCGGTGCCGCCTCAATCTCTTCAACACCAGCCTGGGTCATCAGGTCGGCAATGTTCTTCTCCAAGTCATCAATGCGCGTGCTCATCTCATCAAGTGGAGAAGCAGTTAAGGCACATACTTAGTAATAACTCTCAAAGTTGGTCTTTAATGGGCGAAATGTCCAGGTCAGTCTGTCATTCCACACTTTGATTATGAAAGTACAGTGAAGAGGATTTGAAAGAGATGAGAATGCTGGA encodes the following:
- the hsbp1b gene encoding heat shock factor-binding protein 1b; its protein translation is MAETDPKSVQDLTNVVQTLLQQMQDKFQTMSDQIIGRIDEMSTRIDDLEKNIADLMTQAGVEEIEAAPEKAKEGQGS